Proteins encoded in a region of the Patescibacteria group bacterium genome:
- a CDS encoding HD domain-containing protein, with protein MPKDKNLKQILKFLHQIGKLKETYRFGESKTLKGDSSADHSWRLALMAAVVASELKLKLKLEKALKIALIHDLPEAITGDIDARLIAQGKITKEYKHQKEEKAMEKIKKFLPVKTGKEIYKLWQDYEKGESEEAKFIKALDKIETLTHFTKIEAPGKIDTPELLVIYGDKEVKNFPRLESMFKLVKKEIKEDIKKNNIPWKKEYNI; from the coding sequence ATGCCTAAAGATAAAAATCTAAAACAAATTCTGAAATTTTTACACCAAATAGGGAAACTGAAAGAAACCTATCGCTTTGGCGAGTCGAAAACTTTAAAAGGCGATTCCAGCGCTGACCATTCTTGGCGTTTGGCTTTAATGGCGGCGGTCGTCGCCAGCGAGTTAAAATTAAAATTAAAACTGGAAAAAGCTTTAAAAATCGCTTTAATCCATGATTTGCCCGAAGCCATTACCGGCGACATTGACGCCCGGCTTATTGCTCAAGGAAAAATTACCAAGGAATATAAACACCAAAAAGAAGAGAAAGCAATGGAAAAAATCAAAAAATTTCTGCCGGTTAAAACGGGAAAGGAGATCTATAAGCTCTGGCAGGATTATGAAAAAGGAGAGTCGGAGGAAGCAAAATTCATAAAAGCCCTTGATAAAATAGAAACCTTAACGCACTTTACGAAAATAGAAGCCCCGGGTAAAATTGATACGCCGGAACTCCTGGTAATTTATGGCGACAAGGAAGTAAAAAACTTTCCCCGGCTGGAGAGCATGTTCAAATTAGTCAAAAAAGAAATAAAAGAAGATATTAAAAAAAATAATATTCCCTGGAAAAAAGAATACAATATATAA
- the serS gene encoding serine--tRNA ligase produces the protein MLDIKFIRANAAKIKEAAKNKNIKVDIDELLKIDEERRESQGKIDELRAKRNELAAAAKGGKPTSAQIEEGRKLKEEITAFEKKSEEIERQYQDLMEKAPNLYHPDTPIGKDDSENKEIERVGEPTKFNFTPKDHLTLGKELDILDFETAAQVAGAGFFYLKNELALLEFALIQFALEKLVKKGFIPFSTPDLAKSFIMKGTGYNPRGNEEQIYEIKGEDTSLIATAEITLGGYLANKTLKEEDLDIKYVGFSHCFRKEAGAYGKESRGLYRVHQFSKVEMFVFSRPETSEELHQEMKEIEKEIYKELEIPFRVMEICSGDLGGPAYRKYDLEAWMPMKNNWGEITSCSNCTDFQARRLNIKYKTKDGKTEYVHTLNGTAITSSRAPLVILENFQQADGSVIIPKALHKYLPGGLKVIKKK, from the coding sequence ATGCTGGACATAAAATTCATCCGCGCCAACGCGGCGAAAATCAAGGAAGCGGCCAAAAATAAAAACATCAAGGTTGATATTGACGAGTTGCTTAAAATTGACGAGGAAAGAAGGGAAAGTCAGGGGAAAATTGACGAATTAAGGGCTAAACGCAATGAATTAGCGGCCGCGGCTAAAGGAGGAAAACCGACATCTGCCCAGATTGAAGAGGGGAGAAAACTGAAAGAAGAAATTACTGCTTTTGAGAAAAAATCCGAAGAAATTGAAAGGCAGTATCAGGATTTAATGGAAAAAGCGCCTAACCTTTACCACCCGGATACGCCGATTGGCAAAGATGATTCCGAGAATAAAGAGATTGAAAGAGTGGGGGAGCCGACGAAATTTAACTTTACCCCTAAAGACCACTTAACTTTAGGCAAGGAATTGGATATTTTGGATTTTGAAACTGCGGCGCAAGTGGCCGGGGCCGGATTTTTCTACTTGAAAAATGAACTAGCTTTGCTGGAATTCGCTTTAATCCAGTTCGCTTTGGAAAAACTGGTAAAAAAAGGCTTTATTCCTTTTTCCACGCCTGACTTGGCCAAGAGTTTTATTATGAAAGGCACGGGCTATAACCCGAGAGGCAATGAAGAGCAGATTTATGAAATAAAAGGCGAAGACACTTCTTTAATCGCCACGGCCGAAATCACCTTGGGCGGCTATCTGGCTAACAAAACACTTAAAGAAGAGGATTTGGATATAAAATATGTCGGCTTTTCCCATTGCTTTAGAAAGGAAGCCGGGGCCTACGGCAAAGAATCCCGCGGCCTTTACCGAGTGCATCAATTCAGCAAAGTTGAGATGTTCGTTTTTTCCCGGCCGGAAACTTCCGAAGAATTGCACCAAGAAATGAAAGAAATTGAAAAAGAAATTTACAAAGAGCTGGAAATTCCTTTCCGGGTGATGGAAATCTGCTCGGGCGACTTAGGCGGACCGGCTTACAGAAAATATGATTTGGAGGCCTGGATGCCGATGAAAAATAACTGGGGAGAAATTACCAGCTGCTCCAACTGCACTGATTTCCAGGCCCGGCGCCTGAATATAAAATACAAAACCAAAGACGGCAAAACCGAATATGTCCATACTTTAAACGGCACCGCCATTACTTCCAGCCGCGCGCCCTTGGTGATTCTAGAAAACTTCCAGCAGGCCGACGGTTCGGTTATTATTCCCAAAGCCCTGCATAAATACCTGCCAGGCGGCCTCAAAGTTATTAAGAAGAAATAA